From the genome of Candidatus Kapaibacterium sp., one region includes:
- a CDS encoding ABC transporter permease, with product MSPIRFIGHWTLRFLAGLGRILLLLGSVLRYLPRVVKDWRLVVQQMAVFGADSLPLVLLIGGFTGAIAALQATNLFDKFNLLALARPYLGSSIATVVFTELTPVLTALVIAGRVGGAIAAQIGTMAVSEQLDALEIMAIDRDRYLGMPRVVAALTMMPVLAVFSNVIAIFGALALTVLKFDISPALFFESIQRFFRTSEVVIGLVKSAVFGGVTALIGCAEGFATTGGAEGVGRSTVRAFTTSAATILVLDALFGYVL from the coding sequence ATGAGCCCCATTCGCTTCATCGGGCACTGGACGCTTCGCTTCTTAGCCGGACTCGGGCGCATCCTACTGCTGTTGGGAAGTGTGCTGAGGTATCTCCCCCGGGTGGTGAAAGACTGGCGCTTGGTGGTTCAGCAGATGGCAGTCTTCGGAGCAGATTCGCTTCCACTGGTGCTGCTCATCGGTGGCTTCACGGGAGCTATTGCAGCCCTGCAGGCGACGAACCTCTTCGACAAGTTTAACCTGCTGGCCCTAGCGCGCCCATACCTCGGAAGCTCCATTGCAACAGTCGTCTTCACGGAGCTGACCCCGGTGCTCACCGCCTTGGTCATCGCTGGGCGCGTTGGGGGAGCGATTGCTGCCCAAATCGGTACCATGGCCGTCTCTGAGCAGTTGGACGCTTTGGAGATCATGGCGATAGACCGGGATCGGTACTTGGGGATGCCACGTGTTGTGGCGGCGCTAACGATGATGCCGGTCTTAGCGGTGTTCTCCAACGTCATCGCAATCTTTGGAGCCTTGGCGCTGACAGTGCTGAAGTTTGATATCTCGCCGGCGCTCTTCTTCGAGTCCATCCAGCGATTCTTCCGGACGTCCGAGGTAGTGATAGGGTTGGTCAAATCGGCGGTGTTCGGTGGGGTGACCGCTCTCATCGGCTGTGCTGAGGGCTTTGCTACAACGGGTGGGGCTGAAGGGGTGGGACGGAGTACCGTCCGAGCTTTCACAACGTCCGCAGCGACGATCCTGGTACTGGATGCTCTGTTTGGATATGTGCTGTAA
- the nadD gene encoding nicotinate (nicotinamide) nucleotide adenylyltransferase — translation MPRIGIFGGSFNPIHIAHLVVADRFVEHLGLESCYFVPAAHPPLKPSANSELAPAEHRLAMVQLATREHPRFCTEACEIRRGGISYTVDTIAEFQQRFPTAELFLLLGADQAIEFHLWHRWREIVQQVRLCIAPRPGVDDFELRQHLMTLGLSEAIILEVPLLAVSSTNIRSRLARGLSVRYIVPDTVLDYIYAHRLYVAP, via the coding sequence TCTTCGGTGGCAGTTTCAACCCGATCCACATCGCCCACCTTGTTGTTGCAGACCGATTCGTAGAACACCTCGGACTCGAGAGCTGCTACTTCGTCCCTGCAGCCCATCCACCGCTGAAGCCATCCGCTAACTCCGAATTAGCACCGGCCGAGCACCGACTTGCCATGGTACAGCTCGCCACGAGAGAGCATCCGCGGTTCTGCACTGAGGCCTGTGAAATCCGCCGAGGGGGGATTTCGTATACGGTGGACACAATTGCCGAATTCCAACAGCGCTTCCCTACTGCGGAGCTTTTCCTCCTCTTGGGGGCCGACCAGGCAATCGAGTTCCACCTTTGGCATCGTTGGCGTGAAATCGTCCAGCAGGTCCGGCTCTGCATCGCCCCACGTCCTGGAGTAGACGACTTCGAGTTACGCCAACACCTGATGACGCTTGGCCTCTCAGAGGCCATCATCTTGGAGGTACCTTTGCTAGCCGTCTCTTCCACCAACATTCGTTCTCGTCTAGCACGCGGCCTCTCCGTCCGCTACATCGTTCCGGATACCGTCCTAGACTACATCTATGCGCACCGGCTCTACGTGGCTCCCTAA
- a CDS encoding putative lipid II flippase FtsW produces the protein MRLRLNQTSVDWLLLLTVVGLSLFSVALVYSASAAVAAWKFGSSHHFLWRQALRAGLSIAVILVVLHVNYHFWLRWAGPMLWIGAGLLLLTLVVGEPIKGATRWLELGFFRFQPSEFVKYALPLAIAARLSSAEPPLDLAHPAVRRAILWLVLCWVLIAAQPNASAAGLVALLGFLALAAVGVRIRTLALLAGLGTAGFLIYVLAAPYRLQRLMAFLGSWQGQISYQTRQSLLAFGHGGLFGVGPGQSLQRELFLPEAYSDFIFAIIGEEYGLLGTTAIVGAFLLILWRGLRIALHCPDTFGRATALCITATLVVYALVHMGVTTGLLPVTGVPLPFLSYGGSSVFFSAAATGILLNIGRRNSLEAKVHPTFVVRPS, from the coding sequence ATGCGCTTACGGCTCAACCAGACATCAGTGGATTGGCTCCTGCTGCTGACGGTTGTAGGACTGTCGCTCTTCAGCGTTGCTCTGGTCTACAGCGCAAGTGCCGCCGTAGCTGCCTGGAAATTCGGCTCGAGCCACCATTTCCTGTGGCGACAGGCCCTTCGGGCTGGGCTGAGCATTGCTGTCATCCTCGTTGTGCTGCACGTGAACTACCACTTCTGGCTCCGATGGGCGGGACCGATGCTGTGGATAGGGGCCGGCCTCCTGCTCCTCACGCTCGTGGTTGGAGAACCCATCAAGGGGGCAACACGGTGGTTAGAGCTGGGGTTCTTCCGCTTCCAGCCATCAGAGTTCGTCAAGTATGCCTTGCCATTGGCAATCGCGGCTCGTCTGAGCTCAGCCGAGCCTCCTCTAGACCTTGCCCATCCTGCTGTCCGACGGGCTATTCTGTGGCTCGTGCTCTGCTGGGTCCTCATCGCCGCCCAGCCAAATGCTTCCGCAGCTGGGCTGGTTGCTCTCCTCGGATTCCTAGCACTCGCCGCCGTTGGTGTACGCATCCGCACCCTAGCCCTGCTGGCAGGGCTTGGGACGGCTGGCTTCCTAATCTACGTCTTGGCAGCACCGTACCGCCTCCAGCGGCTTATGGCTTTCCTCGGTTCGTGGCAGGGGCAGATATCGTACCAGACTCGACAGTCCCTCTTGGCCTTTGGCCACGGAGGGCTGTTTGGTGTTGGGCCTGGTCAAAGCCTACAGCGGGAGCTCTTCCTGCCGGAAGCTTACAGCGACTTCATCTTCGCTATCATTGGCGAGGAGTACGGCCTCTTGGGAACTACCGCTATCGTAGGAGCCTTCCTGCTCATCCTCTGGCGTGGACTCCGGATTGCTCTTCACTGCCCTGACACCTTTGGACGGGCAACCGCTCTCTGCATCACGGCAACCCTAGTAGTCTACGCCCTCGTCCACATGGGGGTCACTACTGGCTTGCTACCCGTCACAGGAGTCCCGCTGCCGTTTCTGAGTTACGGCGGGAGCTCTGTCTTCTTCTCTGCAGCAGCAACCGGTATCTTGCTCAACATCGGGCGCCGGAACTCCCTGGAGGCTAAGGTGCACCCAACGTTCGTTGTGAGACCATCATGA
- the aat gene encoding leucyl/phenylalanyl-tRNA--protein transferase — protein MPGGLTAELVLVAYQHGYFPMADPETREVFFYSPDPRAIIPLDGVTISRSLRQTLRRGDYEIRFNTAFEAVIRGCAERPQSWISDELIAVYTELHTMGFAHSVEAWYGDQLAGGLYGVALGGAFFGESMFTRRPDASKVAFVALVERLRQRGFVLLDTQYSNPHTQRLGALEIPRSEYLRRLERALRLRCRFAD, from the coding sequence ATGCCCGGTGGACTGACGGCAGAGCTGGTGCTGGTAGCCTACCAGCATGGCTACTTTCCGATGGCTGATCCCGAGACACGGGAGGTCTTCTTCTACTCGCCCGATCCTAGGGCCATCATCCCGCTGGATGGCGTCACCATCTCCCGGTCACTGCGGCAAACCCTACGGAGAGGGGACTACGAGATTCGCTTCAACACAGCCTTTGAGGCCGTCATCCGTGGCTGCGCTGAGCGTCCCCAGTCTTGGATTTCGGACGAGCTCATCGCTGTCTACACGGAGCTCCATACCATGGGGTTTGCCCATTCTGTGGAAGCTTGGTACGGTGACCAGTTGGCAGGTGGACTCTATGGGGTCGCACTCGGAGGGGCTTTTTTCGGGGAGTCCATGTTCACGCGCCGCCCAGATGCTTCCAAAGTTGCGTTCGTAGCCTTGGTGGAGCGGTTGCGACAGCGTGGGTTTGTGCTGCTGGATACACAGTACAGCAATCCCCACACCCAACGCTTAGGGGCGCTTGAAATTCCGCGGAGTGAGTACCTGCGGCGACTCGAGCGTGCGCTGCGACTTCGGTGCCGGTTTGCTGACTGA
- the ligA gene encoding NAD-dependent DNA ligase LigA yields the protein MAEQLSLLESKPEEPQRERRRREAAKRIQELRELIRLHDHYYYVEAQPRISDREYDALFAELKRLEAEFPELITPDSPTQRVGGEPLKEFPHVQHRIPMLSLDNTYSREEVLEFDRRVRELLEGEPYRYVAELKYDGVSVSLHYRDGTFVLGASRGDGYTGDDITQNLRTIRQLPLRVRPVSYHGTPLYTFEVRGEVYLLVEDFLRLNRERVEAGERPFANPRNLAAGTLKLLDPREVARRPLRLVCYYLYSDQVELVSQSENLQLLQQLGFPTDPHWRLCETLDEVFAFIDHWETARERLPFQIDGIVLKVDSLRQQQRLGTVARAPRWAIAYKYEAKKATTVLRDIVLQVGRTGKVTPVAELEPVFLAGSTISRATLHNADYIAKLDLRIGDTVIVEKGGEVIPKVSGVVLERRPPEAQPYVFPEVCPCPLQHPLYRPPGEVDYYCDHLECPWQIRRRIEHFASRRAMDIQGMGERVVDQLVNHGFLRSIADIYELHRYSDRLVELEGWGQKRVENLLAAIEASKERPYHRVLFALGIRFVGEETAKLLAEAFPSMDALAQATMDDLLAIHGVGEQIADSVYRFFRDERNRVLLERLRQAGLHFATEHPPQPASQGFFAGKTFVLTGELSSMTRDQARQAIELRGGRTTDTVSRRTDYLIVGTRPGSKLLRAQQLGIPQLSEEEFLRLLEANPPGE from the coding sequence ATGGCAGAGCAGCTCAGCCTCCTAGAGTCCAAGCCCGAGGAACCACAACGCGAGCGACGGCGACGCGAAGCAGCTAAACGCATCCAAGAACTCCGTGAGCTCATCCGACTGCACGACCACTACTACTACGTGGAAGCTCAGCCCCGAATCTCTGACCGGGAGTACGATGCTCTCTTCGCTGAACTCAAGCGCTTAGAGGCAGAATTCCCAGAGCTCATCACCCCTGATTCACCTACTCAGCGCGTCGGCGGAGAGCCGCTGAAGGAGTTCCCGCACGTGCAGCATCGCATTCCAATGCTTTCCCTGGACAACACCTATAGCCGCGAGGAAGTGCTCGAGTTTGACCGCCGTGTCCGAGAGCTCCTGGAAGGCGAACCGTATCGGTATGTTGCCGAACTCAAGTACGACGGGGTGTCCGTGAGCCTCCACTACCGCGATGGGACCTTCGTACTTGGCGCCAGTCGGGGCGATGGCTACACAGGCGACGATATTACACAAAACCTACGGACAATTCGCCAGCTTCCTCTCCGCGTGCGTCCCGTTAGCTACCACGGCACCCCTCTCTACACCTTCGAGGTCCGCGGAGAAGTCTACCTCCTCGTGGAGGACTTCCTCCGGCTCAACCGTGAGCGAGTAGAGGCCGGAGAACGCCCATTTGCAAACCCGCGGAACCTAGCGGCTGGAACGCTCAAGCTCTTGGACCCTCGTGAAGTGGCCCGTCGCCCTCTCCGGCTGGTCTGCTACTACCTTTACTCCGACCAAGTAGAGCTCGTCTCTCAGAGCGAGAACCTGCAACTGCTCCAGCAATTAGGCTTCCCCACGGATCCTCACTGGAGGCTCTGCGAGACCCTAGACGAAGTCTTCGCCTTCATCGACCACTGGGAGACCGCTCGCGAGCGGCTTCCCTTCCAGATCGACGGCATCGTACTGAAGGTCGATTCCTTACGCCAGCAGCAGAGATTGGGAACTGTAGCCCGTGCTCCCCGCTGGGCCATTGCCTACAAGTACGAGGCAAAGAAGGCCACAACGGTGCTGCGAGACATCGTGCTGCAAGTCGGACGCACAGGCAAGGTCACTCCTGTTGCGGAATTGGAACCCGTCTTCTTGGCTGGCTCCACTATCAGCCGTGCAACCCTCCACAATGCAGACTACATCGCCAAGCTAGACCTACGGATTGGTGACACCGTCATCGTAGAGAAGGGAGGCGAGGTCATCCCCAAGGTTAGCGGGGTTGTCTTAGAAAGGCGTCCACCCGAAGCCCAGCCGTACGTCTTTCCCGAGGTGTGTCCATGTCCACTCCAACATCCCCTCTACCGTCCACCCGGAGAAGTTGACTACTACTGCGACCACTTGGAGTGCCCCTGGCAGATACGGCGCCGTATTGAGCACTTCGCTTCCCGTCGTGCCATGGATATTCAAGGCATGGGAGAGCGTGTCGTTGACCAGCTCGTCAACCACGGGTTCTTGCGCAGTATCGCTGACATCTATGAGCTACATCGGTACAGCGACCGCCTTGTAGAGCTCGAGGGATGGGGGCAGAAGCGAGTAGAGAACCTCTTAGCCGCCATTGAGGCTAGCAAAGAGCGTCCGTATCACCGTGTGCTCTTTGCTCTCGGGATTCGGTTCGTCGGCGAGGAAACCGCAAAGCTCTTAGCCGAGGCCTTCCCCAGCATGGATGCATTAGCCCAGGCTACCATGGACGACCTCTTAGCCATCCACGGCGTGGGTGAGCAGATTGCTGACTCCGTGTACCGCTTCTTCCGCGATGAGCGCAACCGCGTACTCTTAGAGCGCCTACGACAAGCCGGACTGCACTTCGCTACCGAACATCCTCCCCAGCCTGCTTCCCAAGGGTTCTTCGCGGGGAAGACTTTCGTCCTCACGGGTGAGCTCTCTTCTATGACCCGCGACCAAGCCCGCCAAGCCATTGAGCTCCGCGGTGGCCGTACGACGGACACTGTGAGCCGCCGAACGGATTACCTCATCGTCGGAACACGCCCAGGATCCAAGCTTCTGCGAGCACAGCAGCTCGGCATCCCTCAGCTCTCTGAAGAGGAGTTCCTACGGCTCCTGGAAGCGAATCCTCCAGGGGAGTAG
- a CDS encoding carbohydrate ABC transporter permease, with product MRTGSTWLPKAGLYALLGWVALGMLFPFGWMVLLSLRRYPEQYSTLGELLAAPLTLENYINLLSTTAVGQYILNSFLVSTVVTAGNLLFGFMAGYALARYRFPGKPVAEASVLAVLLIPAHVLMLPLYRLMVALGWIDTYWALILPWLVTGLSIFMVRQYIAALPPDIEDAARLDGAGPWAILFRIVFPLARPVLLMVGLTTFLSHWNAFLFPFLFTQSEARRTLPVGLAFYISKQTVDWGHLMAGAAIAALPALMLFLAFRKTFLRGILSGALRE from the coding sequence ATGCGCACCGGCTCTACGTGGCTCCCTAAGGCAGGACTCTACGCCCTACTCGGGTGGGTCGCTCTAGGCATGCTCTTTCCCTTCGGCTGGATGGTGCTGCTCTCTTTACGGCGCTATCCGGAGCAGTACAGCACCCTCGGGGAGCTACTGGCAGCGCCACTCACGCTGGAGAACTACATCAATCTCCTGAGCACCACCGCTGTTGGACAGTACATCCTCAACTCCTTTCTCGTCTCCACGGTGGTTACGGCCGGAAACCTCCTCTTTGGGTTCATGGCTGGCTACGCACTAGCACGGTATCGTTTCCCTGGTAAACCTGTCGCAGAGGCGTCTGTACTTGCTGTACTGCTCATCCCTGCCCATGTCCTCATGCTCCCCCTTTATCGACTGATGGTCGCTCTTGGCTGGATTGATACCTACTGGGCGCTCATCCTCCCATGGCTCGTCACCGGACTGAGCATCTTCATGGTTCGGCAATACATTGCAGCTCTCCCACCAGACATAGAAGATGCCGCTCGACTAGACGGAGCCGGACCATGGGCCATTCTCTTTCGCATTGTCTTCCCGCTGGCACGGCCTGTCCTCCTCATGGTGGGGCTAACGACGTTCCTGAGCCACTGGAACGCCTTCCTCTTTCCCTTCCTCTTCACCCAATCGGAGGCACGGCGAACGCTACCCGTAGGGCTTGCGTTCTACATCAGCAAGCAGACTGTGGACTGGGGTCATCTCATGGCAGGCGCCGCAATTGCTGCCCTGCCGGCACTCATGCTCTTCTTGGCTTTCCGCAAGACTTTCCTACGCGGTATCCTCTCGGGAGCTCTTCGGGAGTAG
- a CDS encoding NAD(+) synthase, translated as MRFPLHAYGFLRLAVVSPELRVADVSYNVGRIVEALRVAAHKGAHIVLFPELSLTGYTCGDLFYEAALRRAAWEGLQELLPVTQELELVAVVGLPIELGGRLFNCAAVLAQGRLAGCIPKTYLPNYGEFYERRWFASAMECSHTTLPMEGAEVPFGTDLLFPVENLPGAVLGVELCEDLWAPKPPSGDMAVAGATVILNLSASNEVLGKAAYRRLLVQSQSGRCIAAYAYASAGAWESTTDMVFAGHSLVAENGILLAESERFAFRQQLILVDVDVERLIHDRLTNTTFTASQPRRNYRLSPIRVAERWAERLFRPLSATPFVPAEEHERGRRAEEIFTLQTRGLARRLLHLGENTSVVVGVSGGLDSTLALLVCTATMDLLGRERTQVHAVSMPGPGSTQRTQRNAQRLVQALGATLHVIPITEAVHQHLRAIGHPEEVLDVTYENAQARERTQILFDLANQLGALVVGTSDLSELALGWSTYGGDHLSAYGVNAGLPKTLVRYVVEWCARTLFSGEVAEVLYDILSTPISPELLPPADGDRIRQQTEQVLGPLEVHDFVLFHMVRYHFSPRKIFLLARLAFGEQYREEQLLEWMRRFYQRFFANQFKRSCLPDGPKVGTVALSPRGDWRMPSDAEAAVWLAEIAALQPETV; from the coding sequence ATGCGTTTCCCGCTACATGCTTACGGTTTCCTGCGGCTTGCCGTCGTCTCCCCCGAACTCCGAGTGGCAGATGTCTCCTACAACGTTGGCCGTATCGTAGAGGCACTCCGTGTCGCTGCCCATAAGGGCGCGCACATTGTGCTCTTTCCGGAGCTGAGTCTGACAGGCTATACGTGTGGGGACCTCTTCTACGAAGCCGCTCTGCGTCGTGCTGCGTGGGAGGGACTCCAAGAGCTGCTGCCAGTCACGCAGGAGCTGGAACTTGTTGCCGTTGTAGGGTTACCGATAGAGCTTGGGGGGCGTCTCTTCAACTGCGCAGCAGTGCTGGCACAGGGCCGCCTGGCAGGTTGCATTCCGAAGACGTACCTGCCGAACTATGGGGAATTCTATGAGCGGCGCTGGTTTGCCTCCGCGATGGAGTGCTCCCATACCACCCTTCCCATGGAAGGGGCAGAGGTTCCTTTTGGGACGGATCTCCTCTTCCCTGTGGAGAATCTGCCGGGTGCGGTCCTTGGGGTGGAGCTCTGCGAGGACCTCTGGGCACCGAAGCCTCCAAGCGGGGATATGGCAGTAGCGGGGGCAACGGTGATTCTGAATCTCTCCGCTAGCAACGAGGTGCTTGGAAAGGCTGCTTATCGGCGGTTGTTGGTGCAGTCTCAGTCAGGGCGTTGCATCGCTGCTTATGCCTATGCCTCCGCTGGGGCATGGGAGTCTACGACGGATATGGTCTTCGCTGGACATAGCCTCGTTGCGGAAAACGGCATCCTGTTGGCGGAAAGCGAACGGTTTGCTTTCCGTCAGCAGCTCATCCTCGTGGATGTAGATGTCGAGCGCCTCATCCACGACCGCCTGACGAATACGACTTTCACGGCCTCGCAACCGAGGCGGAACTACCGTCTTTCTCCTATTCGAGTTGCGGAACGGTGGGCAGAGCGGTTGTTCCGGCCGCTCTCTGCAACCCCATTCGTACCAGCAGAGGAGCATGAGCGAGGACGGCGGGCAGAGGAAATCTTCACCCTTCAGACGCGTGGGCTGGCCCGACGGCTCCTCCACTTGGGGGAGAACACGAGTGTCGTTGTTGGAGTCTCGGGAGGTCTAGACTCCACATTGGCGCTGCTGGTCTGCACTGCTACGATGGACCTCCTCGGGCGAGAGAGAACCCAGGTCCACGCTGTCTCTATGCCTGGTCCCGGCTCCACCCAGCGGACCCAGCGGAACGCACAGCGTTTAGTCCAAGCCTTGGGAGCAACTCTGCATGTCATTCCCATCACGGAAGCCGTCCACCAGCATCTACGTGCTATCGGGCATCCAGAGGAGGTGCTGGACGTCACGTACGAGAATGCCCAGGCTCGTGAGCGCACTCAAATTCTTTTCGACCTAGCCAACCAACTCGGCGCGCTGGTGGTAGGGACAAGCGACCTTTCGGAGTTAGCATTGGGTTGGTCCACATACGGTGGAGACCATCTCTCCGCCTATGGGGTCAACGCGGGCCTGCCCAAGACGTTGGTGCGTTACGTCGTGGAGTGGTGTGCACGTACCCTCTTTTCGGGAGAAGTCGCAGAGGTTCTGTACGACATCCTCTCCACGCCGATCTCTCCGGAGCTGCTCCCGCCGGCTGATGGGGACCGGATTCGACAGCAGACGGAACAAGTCCTGGGGCCACTGGAGGTTCACGATTTCGTTCTCTTCCACATGGTGCGCTACCATTTCTCGCCGCGCAAGATTTTCCTACTGGCCCGATTGGCTTTTGGTGAGCAGTATCGAGAGGAGCAGCTCTTGGAATGGATGCGCCGCTTCTACCAGCGCTTCTTCGCCAACCAGTTCAAGCGCTCGTGTCTGCCCGATGGACCGAAGGTTGGAACGGTTGCCCTTTCGCCTCGTGGAGACTGGCGCATGCCGAGCGATGCAGAGGCTGCCGTATGGCTAGCGGAGATAGCAGCTCTGCAGCCAGAGACGGTCTGA
- a CDS encoding bifunctional folylpolyglutamate synthase/dihydrofolate synthase, translating to MSATLSTLLQRLYRLHRFGIRPGLDRITALLDQLGNPHHRYPSVHVTGTNGKGSVCAMTASILQAQGYRVGLYTSPHVCHFSERIRINGIPVSDEAIAELLPLLLETAESLGATFFEVTTALAFQLFAEHGIDIAVVEVGMGGRYDATNVISSAVAVVTSIDYDHQQFLGSTLEEIAWQKIGIVKPSSAVVIGERNPRLRELLTQWAYEVQARQVVIPQAVPKRLQALPTLEQLVFLPEIGELVLPLAGEHQVWNLAIVLSIRALLAPMFPVEEAALAEGLRHVRQWGGLRARIEPLRLSPPLVVDVAHNPGGISALLQALDLHGYSSTRWQLVFGAMADKDYESMLRLLAPYTSHLIACSPATERAVPAEQLATVASRCGFSSIEVIPSVAEAARRAWERECPTLIVGSFYVVGEALPVVERLCGCERVA from the coding sequence ATGTCCGCTACCCTCTCCACCCTACTCCAGCGCCTTTACCGACTCCATCGCTTCGGCATTCGCCCGGGATTGGATCGGATAACAGCCCTACTGGACCAGCTTGGCAATCCCCATCACCGCTACCCGTCCGTCCACGTAACGGGGACAAACGGGAAGGGAAGCGTTTGCGCCATGACGGCTTCCATCCTGCAGGCCCAAGGCTACCGCGTTGGACTCTACACGTCGCCGCATGTGTGTCACTTCTCGGAACGCATCCGCATCAACGGGATTCCAGTATCCGACGAAGCCATCGCAGAATTGCTTCCGCTGCTACTGGAAACGGCGGAGAGCCTTGGAGCCACCTTCTTCGAGGTTACCACGGCCTTGGCCTTCCAACTCTTCGCCGAGCACGGAATCGACATCGCCGTCGTGGAAGTCGGCATGGGCGGACGGTATGACGCCACAAACGTCATCTCTTCCGCTGTCGCCGTCGTCACGAGCATCGACTACGACCATCAGCAGTTTTTGGGCTCTACGCTCGAAGAGATTGCCTGGCAGAAGATTGGCATCGTCAAGCCTAGCAGTGCTGTCGTCATTGGCGAGCGCAATCCACGACTCCGCGAGCTCTTAACCCAGTGGGCCTACGAAGTTCAGGCACGCCAAGTCGTCATCCCACAAGCAGTGCCAAAGCGCCTCCAGGCCCTCCCAACGCTGGAACAGCTTGTATTCCTGCCCGAGATTGGAGAGCTCGTACTTCCGCTTGCCGGCGAGCACCAAGTGTGGAACTTAGCGATCGTCTTATCCATCCGGGCGCTCTTAGCCCCAATGTTTCCCGTTGAAGAAGCAGCCCTTGCAGAAGGCCTCCGGCACGTCCGCCAATGGGGAGGTCTCCGAGCACGCATAGAACCTTTGCGTCTCTCTCCACCGCTTGTTGTAGACGTTGCCCATAATCCTGGTGGAATCTCTGCCCTACTGCAAGCGTTGGACCTCCATGGCTACTCCTCGACACGCTGGCAGCTCGTCTTCGGAGCTATGGCCGACAAAGACTACGAGAGCATGCTCCGCCTTTTGGCCCCCTACACTAGCCACTTAATTGCTTGCTCCCCTGCAACGGAGCGGGCTGTGCCAGCAGAGCAGTTGGCAACCGTGGCCTCCCGTTGTGGGTTCTCCTCGATTGAGGTTATTCCGAGTGTTGCGGAGGCTGCCCGACGGGCATGGGAACGGGAATGCCCGACGCTCATCGTTGGCTCCTTCTACGTAGTTGGGGAAGCACTGCCCGTAGTAGAGCGACTGTGCGGTTGCGAACGGGTAGCATAG
- a CDS encoding DNA mismatch repair protein MutT has protein sequence MSSSATEQSKESIAVLIRSALHPDKILLVLRPEDDPELPAIWGLPAVSLRPGESDDEALKRLAKTKLGCELADLRFRCAGSQQRLNYRLSMRLYEASLYTNPQLPATSTEPVTLYRAWRWGRIEELSESAQRGSLCSQLALQSYAADAA, from the coding sequence ATGAGCAGCTCTGCGACAGAACAGAGCAAGGAAAGCATCGCAGTTCTCATTCGCTCTGCCCTGCATCCCGACAAGATCCTCTTAGTACTACGTCCAGAGGACGATCCCGAGTTGCCTGCCATTTGGGGACTCCCAGCCGTTAGCCTCCGACCAGGGGAGTCGGACGATGAGGCCCTCAAGCGGCTAGCTAAGACCAAGCTCGGCTGTGAGCTAGCCGATCTCCGCTTTCGATGCGCAGGCTCCCAGCAACGCCTGAACTACCGGCTCTCCATGCGCCTCTATGAAGCCTCTCTCTACACCAACCCCCAGTTACCGGCGACCTCTACTGAGCCAGTTACGCTCTACCGAGCGTGGCGCTGGGGCCGGATAGAGGAGCTGAGTGAAAGCGCCCAGCGTGGATCGTTGTGTTCACAGTTGGCACTTCAGAGCTACGCGGCAGATGCAGCGTAA
- the trmB gene encoding tRNA (guanosine(46)-N7)-methyltransferase TrmB codes for MSVGDLPKAFPRRLRHHGSPYLYIPLHQLRIRPPGYPPVPERLEWNQFFASGEPPLNLDIGCGEGSFLREFARQHPRENILGIEVRRVLVERLLEVLHREGLPNAAVLWYSIVNGLPFIDDSSVARIFVLFPDPWPKKRHHKRRMLTPFVLQEFARVLRPDGLLYIATDFPALDEHHRQVLQDTGYFDYEYVTDDADWGLPLTDREESCRRRGIPYVRMRCWKRCPVD; via the coding sequence ATGTCAGTTGGGGACCTCCCTAAAGCATTCCCTAGGCGTCTGCGGCACCACGGGAGCCCTTACCTCTACATCCCGCTGCACCAGCTCCGCATCCGTCCGCCTGGATATCCTCCGGTGCCGGAACGGTTGGAGTGGAACCAGTTCTTTGCCTCCGGGGAACCTCCGCTCAACTTGGATATCGGCTGTGGTGAGGGGAGCTTCCTGCGGGAGTTCGCCCGTCAGCATCCGCGGGAGAACATCTTGGGGATAGAGGTACGCAGGGTGTTGGTGGAACGACTCTTGGAGGTGCTTCACCGAGAGGGACTCCCGAACGCTGCAGTACTCTGGTACAGCATCGTCAACGGTCTGCCGTTCATAGACGACAGCAGTGTGGCTCGCATCTTCGTGCTGTTTCCCGATCCATGGCCAAAGAAGCGGCACCACAAGCGGCGAATGCTGACCCCCTTCGTGTTGCAGGAGTTCGCGCGGGTCTTGCGCCCCGATGGGCTTCTGTATATCGCCACAGATTTCCCCGCACTGGATGAGCACCACCGCCAAGTGCTGCAGGATACCGGCTACTTCGATTATGAGTACGTCACAGACGACGCCGACTGGGGACTGCCCCTGACAGACCGTGAAGAATCTTGCCGCCGCCGCGGGATCCCGTACGTTCGGATGCGTTGCTGGAAGCGATGCCCGGTGGACTGA